A stretch of DNA from Strigops habroptila isolate Jane chromosome 10, bStrHab1.2.pri, whole genome shotgun sequence:
AACTGAGGGGAGCCACCAAGAAGCTGCAAATACTAACCAGTAACCAGTGAGAGCACACCTGACTGCTGTCAGTGCAGGTAACTGCTCCTGGCTCTCTCCCAGAGCCTATTAACAGCTCATGTACTCTTTTCAGACACAGGAAGATAATAGGTATTTATCTCAACTAGTGCCATCTAGGAAGCCTGGGATGTAAGCCAAGTTCTGAGAAACACGTCTGGAGTTAGCATTTGAAGTGACCATTAGCTCTCTCTAATCTCAACAGAAACTACAAATATGCAAGCCATTTCAATTTAGATCCCATTTaaacaagagagaaagacaCCAcatacagcagcagcacattcaGAGATAACCTGTATCGTTGCCTGAAGGCCttcttatatatatttaaaaattaaggttTGTTACATCAGCTATTTAGATTACTGGAACATCGatgcagataaaaaaaaaaataattttgaagttcACTTCATTTGGtgatgtaataaaaaaaaaatctagacaAAGAACATGAGCGATCTGCGATTTTCACAGCTGTttcacacaaatgaaaaatcGTATAGTATCTACATTAAGTGTAATTTCTAGCATTACAGTAAGTTCCAGAACTTTGACACTAAAGTGACAAAACTAACAGTTGTCCATAGCAACCAGGTTACAGCGGCAGCATGTACATTTCCATGTCACTGCTGCATTTTACACTGAATTAGTGTTGAAGTTCTGAATGGTTAGCTGTGGGATTTTTGCTGTTGTACACTCTCAGAAGATTCCTGATCTCTTCGGACCTACAGTGCAAGATTACTTCTCACCTATACCTCCTGCTACTTATTTGGATATCAACCACTTTCTAAAAGCACATCCAATCGGTCTTTTCAGTATCCATTAAAGCATGTTAAAAAACCAGTGGGTGTCTCAGGTATTCAAATAAACCAAAGccaacaagaaaaacagaaatggcaTCTATCTCCTATGTGATAGTGCTGGAAACCGGTATTAGTAATTCTCACGAAATAGGtataaagagaaggaaagtaAGTATTACACCTCTGCAAAGTACACACACCATGCTTATGTGCTTGGAAAGTTTCCATCTCCATATTGAGAAAATTTGGCCAGTCACACcttctttcatgaaaaatgcTCAAGCTCAGGCAGTCTGTAGCCAGAGCTGTGGTTCATGTCTTGAGACCTTGTTACAGTTTCCAAATGGTGGCTTCATGCTGGTTCTGACCTGCAAAGTCCCAAACATCTTGGCACCCAAATTTAAACTTACTTCCATGGAACTCTGCTGAACACTCCAGTAGACTGCCAATATCACATTTTTCAATAGAAACACATACAAGCTTCATCAAGACAGCATTATTATAGCTAAACTACAGGTCTCAGCACCTGgaacaaaaacatttaaggCAGCCACACGACTTATTACCCATCTAGAAAAGGACCACCTCTTCATGAAGCATAGCTGAACTTGGACCTATTGATCTAGTCCAGGCCCAAAAGAAGTCAAGAAAGGGTACAAGTTATCTCAGCCAGCTTTCTCTTCAGTAAaccctttcctttcttgaatACTGTTGCTGTAACTGATAGCTCCAACAAATGGGTTAATAAGCTGCATCACCATAAGTGGGTGATAGTGCTTCAGTACTCTTCTGATGAGATCACACAAGTTTAAAGCATCATAACAACAAGGCTTTCAAAACCACTGATTGCTTCTCTCCAATGATGCTACTTCACAGTATTATCCTAGCAACATGTGTAACAGCAAGACAAACTGTTCCAAGAACACAGTTATTTTCATGTCTGGGCTGCTTCTGCAAAAAACTGTGCCAACATAAGAACAgtattataaaaaaaaccaaactttcaATATCAGCCCTGAAGTTCAGTCAATTCTACCAAAACGGAGCTATACTTGGAACACTGGAATAACTGTGAAGATTGGAGATACCAGGAGACCACTACATATAGCTGTTGTCAGACCTTAGAACAGCCTTAATCAGTGATAAAAGACTATAAATTAGAAGCAACAGTTTGAAAGCCCGTTTCAAATGTCAGTTTTCTGACATTAAgaacactgcagagaaagactaAATAAACAAGGGCAAGCCTTTCATTCTTAGGGAAGCTAACCTTCCTTTAACTGTTTCTGCTTAAGGGGAGAAGTTGCATTCAAACTTTTAGATAAGTAAAGAGTTATAAAATCAGTGACTAAATGAAGGTGGTTAGGAATTAATTtagtcctccatgaacttctaGAGGACACACACTTGATAAGCATTCAGAATATAAAGGAATGATTAAAGGCTCTTGCATTCATAGGCACCTTGATCATTTATACTCTGTTAAGTTTTTGCAGaagtccatttaaaaaaagttgGTATAAAAAGTAACTCACAACTGTGTTAAATAGAAGCAGTTAAAAAATCCTTAATAACTAGATTAATAAGTTGTCCCTTCATGAAAACCCagaacatctttttctttttgtcaaaTACTTTcacaaaaaagggaagaggtATCACAAGAGTTCCTTTTAATATAAGCAAGACATTAGCAATATCACAAATTACTTAGCTGATATAACACTCTGTAAGGTCAGTGGTTGCATTTTGACCTGCAAAGATAGAAGTAAAGCCCTAAAGGTCACATTAAGAAAATGCTTGCAGAATACCAGGATAAACTACGCTTAtggcataaaatatttttcctgacacagaaaaaaatcatacctGTAACCAGGCCTGAATTTGTCCCAACACATAGTGGCATGATggcttttgggggttttgttttcatgctcaAGAAGGTTATGACAGTATTTCTAGTGAACAAAATGGATTTCTTACCTTCAACCCGTGATTCCAAGTACTTATCCAACTCAGCATCTTTTTTCACTGCCTCATCTGAAACCTTAGgagcatttgaaaaacaaactaGTACGATACTCATGTTATCACGACTCCCCTACatgacaagggaaaaaagagttaGGAtcttgagtctttttttttttttttttccctattttagTCACATTTTCACTTGTTCCAAATACAGTGCTATGATACActtgggaaagaagaaaacttgcaATACTACTctattttgattaaaaagaacTTCTAAGTTTTCCAACTGAACTACTTGCTAAAATgaattttactgatttttactGTACGCCCTTAAAGTTTAAGATATTTAAATGGTTGACATGGACTTACTTACATGtcaaccatttaaaaatagtatCAAGAAAACAGGTCAGAAATTAGACAGTTGTTTAATGTTACCTTAAgccaagttaaaaaaacaactcCTGTTGCAAAATGAAAAGCCTAGATTACTAGACTACTAGAATAGTTAGCTCCAGCTactaatttatttcagtttgagaGCATTCATGGAAGACATTACACTCATTACAAGTCTGTTTATCAGAATGCGCCTGTATCATATGTACCACCTTGAAGAAAGTAAGTACAAATAGTAATTCATTTAGTATGGCCAAGCTGACCTTACAAACTATCACGTGCTCAGTAGTATCAGCCAACAGCTTTTGCCAGATACTAATTTTAATGCCAGATCTTCACTAGAAAGCTCTGATACCACTTTCCTGctcatatttaattttcaaaattataagCCACTGACAAATTTAAAACCTCAGTGTCTAAGTCTCTTACAAGGAGATTCACCAGAACTATTACTTAAATTCCTGGTTTGAAATCAAGATCGTAACTTCCCCACCCTTTTTGGTAGAACTTTAAGTGCCATTAGTCACTGCACATTGTTTCTGTGTAAACTCAGCCTACTGGATAGTTCCTGTGATCTATCACAACAACTCCTCCTCCTAAAGAAATTCAGTAGGAATCTGACATTACAATGAATTCCTCCCAAAGTACTCAAGAGTTATTTTACATTCCCTATTGTACAAAGTATATAGGGACACCCATCTTTTACATAATATTATATGGTACAACTCACATCCCGAAGACAGAGGACAACATTCTAATATCATCACAAACTGCAGAGATGCAGGATCTGACTTTATAATATAAAAGTGAGGTCAGGGCTCAGTTTTACTGAAAGCATACTACTGTGATCGTCCTTTAACAAGGCTGGTCAAGTGCTTGGTCAGAAAAGCTACCCTTTAGTGTTagaattctgaattttaatgtttccattaaaattgCATGTTTGGTCGGTGGCCTGTTGAAGGAACTCTGCACTAGTAGGAGCTGCATTTTTCAGGGAATGCTAGAAATGGTATACCTACAAAACGTGTGTAGACCAACCTGTAGTTGCTCTGAGCAAACTCGAAATTTGATGAGCACAAGCAAGCTCAGATGCAGAAGTAGTGCTTCTTCACCTAAGCTACAAATATGAGCTGAGGACACCACTTCAGATGACAGATAAACCATACTTTGAAGAGGAGATGATGCAAACACTGGATTTACGCAAAGGATACAAGCACTGCCcaatttgaaggaaaaacaataaaaaaccaaccTTGCACagaattcattaatttttaaaaaatttgaatTTAGAAACAAAGTTTAGAGCTGGAACCATACGCAAGTATTACTTGAGGAAATAATAAACCTCTATTTTTGCAATTGCCATAACCTCTTCAGGCACAAAGGATGATGTTGTATATTCTTCAGTAAGGATATATAGTCAAATATGTACAAAAGGTTGAGGGAACCAAGAGGTAAAAGGGGAAGAGTAGGCCAGGAATAGCTGTTAACACTGCACCCATCTAAACAGAAGATCATTTTAGAATATTTGCTTGGAGAAAATAGTTACGTACCTTATGTAAACAAGTGTCCACTACCCAATTGCACACTTTTTCCAGGTCATCCGATACTTCAAGTCTAGACTTAACAAATTCACAGAGCTCTTCATTGCTCATTACATCCCAGATTCCATCACAAGCCAAGATGATAAACTCGTCTTCTTCTGCCCTTAAAATTTCACAAACCTCAGGCTCTGGAGAAACAAGTTGTTCTGTAGGGCCTTTACCGTCAACACATTTGTAGTCATAGTCCCCCAGAGCTCGAGAAACTGCCAATGAACCATTAACACGCTGAATCATTACACTGCCTCCTGCATTCTGGATTCGTTCTTTCTCCCTTGGGTTGCAAGGTTTGTGATCCTGTGTTGAAAAACAGACTTGTCCATTCCTATAGAGAACAGCACGTGAATCACCACAATTGATAAAATATACATGCTCAGGTGAAATCAAAACTGCCACTGCTGTTGAGCCACTTCTGTCCATCCCATTTCTGAGGTCTGAGAAATTGCGCATATACTCATCAATTTTCAAAAAGCCAGTTCTGATTCCACTCTTGACATTTTCCACTGAAGGTTCAAGAGCAGATCCAGATTTTTCTGTTGC
This window harbors:
- the PPM1B gene encoding protein phosphatase 1B isoform X5, producing MILPLGLLAIKIQYCINMGAFLDKPKTEKHNAHGAGNGLRYGLSSMQGWRVEMEDAHTAVVGIPQGLEDWSFFAVYDGHAGSRVANYCSAHLLEHITNNEDFRATEKSGSALEPSVENVKSGIRTGFLKIDEYMRNFSDLRNGMDRSGSTAVAVLISPEHVYFINCGDSRAVLYRNGQVCFSTQDHKPCNPREKERIQNAGGSVMIQRVNGSLAVSRALGDYDYKCVDGKGPTEQLVSPEPEVCEILRAEEDEFIILACDGIWDVMSNEELCEFVKSRLEVSDDLEKVCNWVVDTCLHKGSRDNMSIVLVCFSNAPKVSDEAVKKDAELDKYLESRVEGCWRSRRSVVALQIC
- the PPM1B gene encoding protein phosphatase 1B isoform X4 → MGAFLDKPKTEKHNAHGAGNGLRYGLSSMQGWRVEMEDAHTAVVGIPQGLEDWSFFAVYDGHAGSRVANYCSAHLLEHITNNEDFRATEKSGSALEPSVENVKSGIRTGFLKIDEYMRNFSDLRNGMDRSGSTAVAVLISPEHVYFINCGDSRAVLYRNGQVCFSTQDHKPCNPREKERIQNAGGSVMIQRVNGSLAVSRALGDYDYKCVDGKGPTEQLVSPEPEVCEILRAEEDEFIILACDGIWDVMSNEELCEFVKSRLEVSDDLEKVCNWVVDTCLHKGSRDNMSIVLVCFSNAPKVSDEAVKKDAELDKYLESRVEEIMEKSGEEGMPDLAHVIRILTAENIPNLPPGGGLAGKRNIIEAVYSRLNPHRENEGGAGDLEDPW
- the PPM1B gene encoding protein phosphatase 1B isoform X3; amino-acid sequence: MILPLGLLAIKIQYCINMGAFLDKPKTEKHNAHGAGNGLRYGLSSMQGWRVEMEDAHTAVVGIPQGLEDWSFFAVYDGHAGSRVANYCSAHLLEHITNNEDFRATEKSGSALEPSVENVKSGIRTGFLKIDEYMRNFSDLRNGMDRSGSTAVAVLISPEHVYFINCGDSRAVLYRNGQVCFSTQDHKPCNPREKERIQNAGGSVMIQRVNGSLAVSRALGDYDYKCVDGKGPTEQLVSPEPEVCEILRAEEDEFIILACDGIWDVMSNEELCEFVKSRLEVSDDLEKVCNWVVDTCLHKGSRDNMSIVLVCFSNAPKVSDEAVKKDAELDKYLESRVEEIMEKSGEEGMPDLAHVIRILTAENIPNLPPGGGLAGKRNIIEAVYSRLNPHRENEGGAGDLEDPW